Part of the Anomalospiza imberbis isolate Cuckoo-Finch-1a 21T00152 chromosome 29, ASM3175350v1, whole genome shotgun sequence genome, CGGGGAGCCCATGAACTTCGTGCACCTGACACACATCGGCTCCGGAGACATGGCTGCGGGAGAGGGGCTGCCCATGGTACCCCAAGCTGTGGGGGGGCATGGGTGGGGGGCTGCGGCTCAGGGTTGGGGTGTTGGGTCTCAGGGTTGGGCGACaggtggtggttttggggtggtaggtgttggttttggggtggtaGAGTCTCACAGTTGGGTGATGGATGTTGCTTTAGGGCTGCTGGGTCTCAGGGTGGGGTGGTGGGtgctgttttggggtgctgggtcTCAGGGTGGGGTGGTGGGTGTTGTTTTGAGGTGCTGGGTCTCAGGGTGGGGTGGTGGGTGTTGTTTTGGGCTGCTGGGTCTCAGGGTGGGGTGGTGGGtgttgttttggggtgctgggtcTCAGGGTGGGGTGGTGGGtgctgttttggggtgctgggtcTCAGGGTGGGGTGGTGGGTGCTGTTTTGGGGCGCTGGGTCTCAGGGTGGGGTGGTGGGtgttgttttggggtgctgggtcTCAGGGTGGGGTGGTGGGtgctgttttggggtgctgggtcTCAGGGTGGGGTGGTGGGtgttgttttggggtgctgggtcTCAGGGTGGGGTGGTGGGtgttgttttggggtgctgggtcTCAGGGTGGGGTGGTGGGtgctgttttggggtgctgggtcTCCTGGCTGGGCGagggggtggcacaggtgggTGACAGGTCCTCTCTGCAGACTGGTGCTGTCCAGGAGATGAGGTCCAAGGGCGGCCGGGAGCGACAGTGGAGCAACTCCCGTGTGTTGTAGCGTGTGAGTACGAGGCCATGGCACCCCCAGCGTCCCCTCAGAGCCGCCACCTCTGAAGGAACACCCACGTGAGCCACCACTTGGGCGCTCCCATAACCCATCCTCTTGGATTTTGCAGATTCCTggctttttcagcccaaactTGAACTGCCTGATCCCCCCCCCGCTGGAGGAGAAGCCGACCTCGAGTGCTTTAACCCCGCGGTATTTATGCAGCACCATCCTCACCCAGCTCCCGGTGACTTTGGGTCGTCGTCCCTCTGGAAAATCCCTCCTTCCCGGAGGCCCTGGCCGGTGACATGGGGAGGGAGCGGGGACAGCAGCCCCCATCTCCTGCCCCGCCTGGAAAGGACACAGCCACCCCCCTGAAAcgtgccaggagctgccaggcgCAGCCCACctgccccaaatcctcccagttttcccttttcccactcCCGTGTCTCCCATGGGCTGCATGGtggtgcctcagtttccccagggAATCAGTCATGGTGCAGAGGCAGATTTGATGCCTCCCAGAACATCACAGAGGAGCAAAACCAGGATTAAGCCCTGCTGTTCTGGTGCCAAACCAGAATTAAACCCAAGATGTTCTGGTGTCAAACCAGGATTCGATGTCAAACTGGGATTAAACCCCAATTCTTCGGAGCAAAACCGGGATTAAACCCCGATGCTTCGGTGCCAAACCAGGATCCAACCCCAATGCTCGGGTGTCTCAGCGTCACCGAGCCCACAGTGCCTCCAAGCCGGCATTCCCACCGCCGCCaaactcccacctccctccTTTTTTTAGGATCTCTTCTTATTTTTAAGCTCCAAAACCCACCTGAGCAGCCTCCGTCGCCTCGGGCAGGACCGCGGTGGGGTCCCCTCCACCCGGGATtgtccccggccccggccgAGGCCGGACAGGGCCTGACCCGAGAAGGGCTCCGGAATTCAGGCGCGGGTGTACATAGTTTAATTAGCGCCAGGATTAAATATTAAATAGCACGTGCTGGGTGACAGAGCCtttcccctgccctgtgctccgGCGATGCTCCGGCGGCAGCCGGGCTTTTCCAGCCCCGTGTCAATGCTCGGGTCAGGGTTTTTGGGGAAAAACATTCCACCCTTGAAATAAAATGCCTTGTGCTGGCC contains:
- the CDC42SE1 gene encoding CDC42 small effector protein 1, which produces MSDFWHKLGCCVVEKPQPKKRRRRIDRSMIGEPMNFVHLTHIGSGDMAAGEGLPMTGAVQEMRSKGGRERQWSNSRVL